DNA sequence from the Streptomyces sp. CA-210063 genome:
ATACGTCTCCTACGACGGCGCCAACGCCCCACCCCACGACAAGACCCTCGTCCTGCTACGCCAGTCGGGCAACCACCCGCAGGCCGTCCTCGCCTGCGGCGCCTACCGCCAGGACGAGTCGAGCAAGGCCCAGGGCTCACCCTGCGCGACCTGACCAGCCGCTCCCGGTGTCCTCGCCGCCTCTCGCCTCATCGTGGAGTGGCGCAACGGTGACAGAGGCTGATTCGCCGCAGAGTTGGTGCCCGGTGTTCCCCGCTGTTCCCCGCTGTTCCCCGTACGAGCTGGCACGCATCTGGCACGTCCATCTCCCCCGCCCCGCCAACTTCGACACTGTGACTGCGGGCCGTGTGGGCTGCCGTACCTGCGGCTACAGGTGTTTGAAGGCATCCTCGCCGGGCCGCCAGGTCATCCAGGAGCGATCACTGAAACCGTTGAGCGTCGCGATCTCTGGACCGACGAGTTCGCTCTCGGCGGGGTCGAACTGGATGCAACCGGTCACGAAGTCGACCCTGACCCCGATGCCGGTCTTCTCGTGAGTGGCGGTCACACTCTGGGCGATGAGTCCACGTAGTGCGTCGGTCCAGCCGGTCTCCGTCGGCGAGAACCACTGTCCGGACAGGGTGACGGTGGGCAGCACGTCGCATGTGAGCACGGGCATCTCGTCCGTCGGGCCGTCGAACCGGAGTTGGACATAGTCCAAGACAAATTGCACCGAGTACAGCCGGAAGCCGACGAGGCGGCTGAGTAGGGAGTTCAGCTCATATGCCACGACCGGGAGTCTAAGGGGAAGGAAGGAACACCCGGCTCCCTCTTCGCCCCGAAGCAACTTGGGTGTGCCTCGTCCTTGGGCCGGTGTGCTTCTCACCTGCTGTGATGGTCCGCAGGTGTGCGTGGTTGTCCGCCGCAGCGCATCGGCGTTGTCACGCAGTTGGACACTCAGCGCGTTCCATCTGGGCCGGTATGGCGTGCGGGGTGACAGCCGCCGCATGCTTGCGTACGAGGTGAGGGCCGGCCTGAGCGGGTCGGAGCCTCATCATCTATCGACGTCGGTCCGCCTAGGACTGCCCGGGGACGGTCGCGCCAGTCACCTCAGCTGAGGTCTGACCGCGTACAGGTCCGGCGATGTCCTCCATCAGGCTACGAGCGCTGGATGCGAAACTCGCGAGGCTTGCTGACGCTGAATCATCAAGTCTCTGACGGCTGAGAGCGGCCCGCCTGGCTGCTGCTCCGCTGTCCTCATCTCCCGGCGCAGAGCATGTGGGATCTCGTCAGCCGGCGCGGCGATGTGCGCAGGCCCAAGAACGCTGACCAAAGCAAGCATCGGCCATGTTCAGCCTCGTCGTCTTCGTGCTCGACCTTGGGGGCCGTGCCGGTTCCTCCGCCGGCGGCTCTGCGCGCCAGCGACAGCGTGATCCGGGAAAGCCTCGCCCGTTCCTCCGATCCCGGAGGAGCGCAACCCCTGCGGTTCTGACTGTGTCGTCGGTGCCGCTGTTCCGTAGGCGTCGTAGTCGCCGCTGGAAGCTGACCATTATGGGCCTGCCTCGTCCGACGACGAGTCGACGGCAACCTTGTAGCGCCGGGCCGGGTCCGCGACCGCCGACCAGAGCTCGTCGTCGACGGTGACGCAGTCGTCGCCGTATGCCGGATAGCCGTGCTCCTGCGGACCGATGTGTGCCGTGTCAGTCACCGCATCACGGACACCGACGGCTGCGGCAGCGCGTCTCTAGGCCGGGACGCGGGGGCGCCTGAGTGGTGCTCCGGCCCGATGGAGGCTGGTGAGGGCCTGCCGGTAGGAGGTGATCAGCCCGGTCTCGACGTAGTCCACGCCCAGTTCCTCGCAGTAGCGGCGGACGATGGTTCGGGCCTTGCGCAGGTTGGGGCTGGGCATGCTGGGGAACAGGTGGTGCTCGATCTGGTGGTTCAGCCCGCCCAGTGCGATGTCGGTGAACCGGCCGCCGCGCACGTTGCGTGAGGTGAGCACCTGGCGGCGGAGGAAGTCCGGGCGGTCATCGCCCGTCAGGATCGGCATGCCCTTGTGGTTCGGAGCGAAGAGGGAGCCGAGGTAGACGCCGAACAGGCCCTGGTGGACGGCGATGAAGGCGATCGCCATGCCGGGCGGCAGCAGCCAGAGCAGGACGGTCATGTAGACCGCGAAGTGCGCGAACAGCAGGGTGCCGTCGAGCGTTCGGTGCTTGAACGAGCGGTTGGCCAGCGCCTTCACGCTCGACACGTGCAGGTTGAAGCCCTCCAGGGTGAGGAGCGGGAAGAACAGGAACGCCTGCCAGCGGCCGATGAGGCGGGGGAGCCCCTTGGCGGCCCGAGCCTGGTCCTGGGACCAGACCAGCAGGTCGGGGTCGAGGTCGGGGTCGAGTTCCTCGTGGTTGGGGTTGGCGTGGTGGCGGGTGTGCTTGTCCTGCCACCATCCGTAGCTCATCCCGACGCCGGTGCCGGCGATCCGGCCGGATGCTTCGCTGGCCCGGCGTCGGCGGAACACCTGGCGGTGGGCCGCGTCATGGGCGATCAGGGCGACCTGGCCGAAGACGACGGCCAGGAAGCCGGCGAGGGTCAGCGTCCACCAACTGTCGCCGATGAGCGCGACAGCGGCCCACCCACCGACGTAGAGCGCGGCCACCACTGTGATCCGCACTGCGTAATAGCCGGGACGGCGCCCCAGCAGGCCGGCATCAGCGATCCTTCTCGACAATCGGGCGAAGTCACTGCCGGACGTCTCCGAGGGCGGGGGGCGGACCGTGGTGTTTGTGGTCATGTCGCTGAAACTCTCTCCGAAGGAGGCAGATGGTCAGGCGCCGCCTCGGGAGTTGCTGAGACCGGGCCACAGGCAGGAGTGCGCTTTCGCCGTTGCGGATACACATCGCGCGAGGAGCAGGGACGACGTCCCTCTCCGCATGCGGGTTCCCTGCCAGGCAGGTCTCACACCGTGGCAGGACAGGGCTGGCGGAGCGACGGCCGCGCGCTTTCAGGGGAGCGGGAAGGCCGGGGAAGGGGGGCCGGCTGATCACTGGGGGGCACTCGTCACGGTGGCCGGCGAGGTCCGTCGCCAGGCCGCGGTTTCCGTGATGAGGACGGCGACGGTGGCCGGGCCCGGGGTGTCAGCGGTGGCTGCCTCGGCTACGGCCTCCCTGACGGCGCGGGCGACTTTCAGTGGATGGTGTCCGGGGCCGACCGCGAGGTGAACCTCGACGTGTCGGTCGGGTGGATCATCATGGTCCTCCACCCTGACCGGGCGGCTGCCCAGCACGGCCGTGAGGCGGGCTACGCCCGTCACACCCGTCGCGACGTCCGCCAGCTCCCTGACGAGTCCCCGCATGGACCCTGTTCCGGTCATCGGAGGCGAGCTCCGCGCGGCCGCAGCTTCCGGCGTGGGCCTCATGGCCGTCGCCGCGGTCCGAGACGTGATACCTGCCTCCGGGACCTCGCGGAGATCCGTTACGCGCATGTCAGCCGTCACCGTGGCCAGCCCGAGCTGTTCAGTGGCCGCGCCCAGCAGTGTGCTCCTCAATTCGTCGACGGTCTCCGGCAGCGGCCGCACGAGGGATGCGGTGAAGGCGGCCTCAATGGTGAGCGGGCCAGGCGGTAGCGCGCTGGCCGGCGGACGGACGGCCGGCTCGGACACGGGTTGGAGCGGCGCCGACCCGATGCGCAGGGACTCCAGCCGGACACCGGGGACCTCGGCGGCAGCGCGCCCGAGGGCCTGGACGGCCGCTTGCTCGGTGATCCACGTCCCGTCGTGGGGCCCGCCGAGCGGGAGGAGACGGCCCAGGTCGAGCTGACGTCGTACTGCCTGCGTCCACGTCTCGGTCACTGGCCTCTCACCCTCCTTCTCCACGGCCGCAGTTCTCTTCCCGCGGCGCTCTGCCCGAGTGTCCGCGAGAGGCCGGGGCAGGGGCCTCAGGCCACTCGTCGGACCACCCCGTCTCACGCTCTAGAGCCGCGCAAAAGGTACTAAAGATAATATAATCCGAGTAATGGGTGCTCTGTGGCCTCGCGAGGGAGGAATATCCCGATGACTGAGAACACCGGCGTCAGGCTCGGCGCTGCGCCCGGTTCTCGCGGCCGGACGACCATCGCCGATGTGGTGGTCGAGAAGATCGCCGGAATGGCGGCACGGGACGTACGCGGCGCCTATGCCCTGGGCAGCGGATTCGCGCGCTCGATGGGGTCCGTGCGGGAGCGCATGCCTGGTGCCGGTAGTGGCAAGTCCGTCACGCGCGGGGTCAGTGTCGAGGTCGGAGAGCTGCAGGCGGCCATCGATCTGGAGCTCGTCGTCGAATATGGCGTCGCGATCACGGACGTGGCCGCTGCGGTGCGGGAGAGCGTGATCTCCGCGGTGGAGCGGATGGCGGGTCGGGAGGTCGTGGAAGTCAACATCATGGTCAGCGACGTGAAGCTGCCCGACGAGGAGGACGAAGGGGAGGAGCGGCAGCGGATCCAGTAGCCGGGGCGGCAGCCCGCTTGAGTGAAGGAGCGCGAAATGAGCAGGGCCGTGGTGGGCTTGATGGCCGGAATGGCGCTGGGTTTCGCCGCGTATTTCGGTGACTTCTGGGCTTTTCTGCTGGTGCTGGGGCTGGGCCTCGTCGGTCTCGTCATCGGGCGGTTCATGGAGGGTGATCTCGAGCCGGGCGATTTCGTCCGCCGCCGGGACCGGCAGGATCGGATCCGCGACGACCGGCGACAGGCTCGGGGAGACTGGCGGCGGTGAGCGGGGAAGCCGATGAGCGTCCGGGCGTCCCCCGCGGGGAGCGCGGGGCGACCGCCGTCACCGACCGGGTCGTCGCGAAGATCGCGGCCCGGGTGGCGCGTGAGGCGCTGTGCCGGTTCGCCGAGTCGGCCGGCCACGTACCACCCGGTCGCCGGACGCCACACGTGAGCACATCCGTACGGCGGGCGCCGGAACGGACCAGCGCAGGACGGGACG
Encoded proteins:
- a CDS encoding fatty acid desaturase family protein, whose translation is MTTNTTVRPPPSETSGSDFARLSRRIADAGLLGRRPGYYAVRITVVAALYVGGWAAVALIGDSWWTLTLAGFLAVVFGQVALIAHDAAHRQVFRRRRASEASGRIAGTGVGMSYGWWQDKHTRHHANPNHEELDPDLDPDLLVWSQDQARAAKGLPRLIGRWQAFLFFPLLTLEGFNLHVSSVKALANRSFKHRTLDGTLLFAHFAVYMTVLLWLLPPGMAIAFIAVHQGLFGVYLGSLFAPNHKGMPILTGDDRPDFLRRQVLTSRNVRGGRFTDIALGGLNHQIEHHLFPSMPSPNLRKARTIVRRYCEELGVDYVETGLITSYRQALTSLHRAGAPLRRPRVPA
- a CDS encoding Asp23/Gls24 family envelope stress response protein; amino-acid sequence: MTENTGVRLGAAPGSRGRTTIADVVVEKIAGMAARDVRGAYALGSGFARSMGSVRERMPGAGSGKSVTRGVSVEVGELQAAIDLELVVEYGVAITDVAAAVRESVISAVERMAGREVVEVNIMVSDVKLPDEEDEGEERQRIQ